In Thermotomaculum hydrothermale, a single genomic region encodes these proteins:
- a CDS encoding PaaI family thioesterase — protein MGLKEIMATKMMRHFAKKNIPLLHFVEPSIVKLTDDEIEIKIPFKKKNKNHLGSMYFGVLTVGADASGGVLAMKLIKDSGRKISLIFKDLKAEFYKRAEGDTHFVCKDGKGIKDLIQKVIETKERQNMPLHIDAYVPSKQREPVAHFVLTLSLKLKE, from the coding sequence AGAAAAACATTCCCCTGCTTCACTTTGTTGAACCTTCAATTGTTAAGTTAACTGATGATGAAATTGAGATAAAAATACCTTTTAAGAAAAAGAACAAAAACCATTTAGGCTCAATGTATTTCGGGGTGTTAACCGTTGGGGCAGATGCCTCTGGCGGGGTGCTTGCAATGAAGTTAATTAAGGATAGCGGAAGGAAAATATCTTTAATTTTTAAGGACTTAAAGGCGGAGTTTTATAAGAGGGCAGAGGGTGATACACATTTTGTTTGCAAAGACGGAAAAGGTATAAAAGATTTAATTCAGAAGGTTATAGAAACTAAAGAGAGGCAGAATATGCCTCTTCACATTGACGCATATGTCCCCTCAAAACAAAGAGAACCGGTTGCCCATTTTGTTTTAACTCTGTCTTTGAAGTTAAAAGAGTGA